From the genome of Synergistales bacterium:
ATGGGCGGCGGCAAGGGCGGCAGCGACTTTGACCCCAAGGGCAAGTCCGACAGCGAAGTGATGCGTTTCTGCCAGAGCTTCATGCGCGAGCTCTATCGGCATATCGGCAGCAACACCGACGTGCCGGCAGGCGATATCGGTGTGGGCAAACGGGAGATCGGCTACCTGCTCGGCATGTACAAGAAGCTCACTAACCTGCACGACGGCGGCGTACTGACCGGGAAGCACATCGGCTGGGGCGGCAGCCTGATCCGGCCCGAGGCCACCGGTTTCGGCGCTGTCTTCTTCCTCAACGAGATGCTCAAGGCGAAGGGCGAGAGCATGGAGGGCAAGAAGGCCCTTATCTCCGGTTCCGGCAATGTGGCGCAGCACGCCATCGAGAAGCTCGCCGAGCTCGGCGCGACGCCCATCAGCTGTTCCGATTCCGGCGGCAGCGTGATCGACCCCGACGGTATCACCGGCGAGAAGCTCGAATTCCTCATGGACCTCAAGAATGTGCGCCGCGGCCGGGTGCGCGAATACGCCGAGAAGTTCTCCTCGGCCACCTACCACGAGGGCAAACGGCCCTGGGGCGCCGCCAAGGCGGAGCTCGCTCTCCCCTGTGCCACCCAGAACGAGCTGAATCTCGACGAGGCCAAGGCCCTGAAGGACAACGGCCTCATGGCCATCGCCGAGGGCGCCAACATGCCCAGTACCCCTGACGCCATCGAGTTCTTCATCGCCAACAAGATAGCCTTCGGCCCCGGCAAGGCCGCCAATGCCGGCGGCGTGGCCACCTCCGGTCTCGAGATGTCCCAGAACAGTCTGCGTCTCGGCTGGTCCAGCGAAGAGGTAGAGAAGCGTCTCCACACCATCATGGTGGACATCCACAAGAACGCCATGGAAGCCGCCGCGCAGTACGGCACCCCGGGCAACTATGTCAACGGAGCCAATATCGCGGGCTTCCTCAAGGTCGCCAAGGCCATGATCGACCAGGGTGTTGTCTAGAGCATCAGGCGGTCTGTTGCCATCGCAGCTATCCCCATCATGAAGCA
Proteins encoded in this window:
- the gdhA gene encoding NADP-specific glutamate dehydrogenase — translated: MGAYVDQVISGVKERFYWQKEFIQAAEEVLQSLNPVIEQHPEFQEQSVLERIVEPERIIMFRVPWQDDNNKVQVNRGFRVEYNSAIGPYKGGMRFHPTVNLGVLKFLGFEQIFKNSLTGLPMGGGKGGSDFDPKGKSDSEVMRFCQSFMRELYRHIGSNTDVPAGDIGVGKREIGYLLGMYKKLTNLHDGGVLTGKHIGWGGSLIRPEATGFGAVFFLNEMLKAKGESMEGKKALISGSGNVAQHAIEKLAELGATPISCSDSGGSVIDPDGITGEKLEFLMDLKNVRRGRVREYAEKFSSATYHEGKRPWGAAKAELALPCATQNELNLDEAKALKDNGLMAIAEGANMPSTPDAIEFFIANKIAFGPGKAANAGGVATSGLEMSQNSLRLGWSSEEVEKRLHTIMVDIHKNAMEAAAQYGTPGNYVNGANIAGFLKVAKAMIDQGVV